The genomic region CGGACGCCGTGGCGACTGAAGTCCCGGGCCTCAAGCTTAAAGTGGTCAAGTCGTCCTTCGCCAAGTGCGCCCGTTGCTGGCACTGCCGTGAAGATGTCGGCGTGAACCCTGAGCATCCGGAAATCTGCGGTCGTTGCGTCGACAATATCTCTGGCGCTGGCGAGGTTCGTCACTATGCCTGAAGCCAGTCGTTTTGGACGCCTGGGCTTGCTCGTGTTGAGCGTGCTGGTGCTGGTCATTGACCAGCTCAGCAAGGCTCACTTCGAAGGCGCCCTGGAGATGTACCAGCAGATCGTGGTGATTCCTGACTACTTCAGCTGGACCCTGGCCTACAACACCGGCGCTGCGTTCAGCTTCCTGGCTGACAGCTCCGGATGGCAGCGCTGGCTGTTTGCCCTGATCGCCGTAGTGGTCAGTGCCGTGCTGGTGGTCTGGCTCAAGCGCCTGGGGCGCAACGACACTTGGCTGGCCATCGCTTTG from Pseudomonas yamanorum harbors:
- the lspA gene encoding signal peptidase II; translated protein: MPEASRFGRLGLLVLSVLVLVIDQLSKAHFEGALEMYQQIVVIPDYFSWTLAYNTGAAFSFLADSSGWQRWLFALIAVVVSAVLVVWLKRLGRNDTWLAIALALVLGGALGNLYDRIALGHVIDFILVHWQNRWYFPAFNFADSAITVGAIMLALDMFKSKKTGETVHD